The following are from one region of the Sandaracinus amylolyticus genome:
- a CDS encoding ABC transporter permease: protein MRALDRKLFRDLTHLRGQVITIALVVAAGIASWVSLRSTYSSLLSTRDAYYSEERFGDVFAHLERAPRAVASQLEQIDGVAEVYPRLVEQVLLPVDFLAEPAIADVVSLPEHGEPPMNALRVLEGRLPDPARTDEVVLLEAFASKHGVRPGDVLPAVLEGRRRELCVVGIAMSPEYVFATTEGAIAAEDRFAVLWMPQRAIEPPFRMEGAFDDVVIRLQPGASVDGVIAAVDRVLAPYGARRVVGRRLQASNYYLDGELSQLESFATVAPMIFLGVAAFLLNVVLARLVHLQRGEIAVLKAVGYASWQVGLHFLELVAVMVVLGALIGVAAGAWLGDALTGLYTELFRFPFRAYRLGLDVVAVGVVISLGAALVGALGTVRQVVALPPAEAMRPPAPASYRATWLSRGALARFFETSGRMVLREIERRPLRLVLSSLGIAMAIAIVVVGRFSGDAMEHLIELQFQTAWREDVSVDFTRPLPERAVRELAHLPGVERAEGTRLLAARLRAGHRWRDAVVVGHHDDHELRVLLDQEGHEVRVPEGGVVLTRKLAEILDVRAGETVTIEALEGERRAREVRVAALIDEPYGLWGHMSDAALHEMLGEQPRVSQVVLRVDPYQLDALRARVRELPHVLAITRRQALIDHFREQSGRSMSAMTLILTTFAIIIAVGVVYNNARVALSVRARDLASLRVLGFTRGEISAVLLGELGVQILLAIPFGLWFGTLLAHGIMATTDPERYRLEPTIAPSTYAFAALVAIAAGLASALLVRRRLDRLDLIAVLKTRE, encoded by the coding sequence ATGCGCGCGCTCGATCGGAAGCTGTTCCGCGACCTGACCCACCTGCGCGGTCAGGTGATCACCATCGCGCTCGTGGTCGCGGCGGGGATCGCGTCGTGGGTCTCGCTGCGCAGCACCTACTCGAGCCTGCTCTCCACGCGCGACGCGTACTACTCGGAGGAGCGCTTCGGCGACGTGTTCGCGCACCTCGAGCGCGCGCCGCGCGCGGTCGCGTCGCAGCTCGAGCAGATCGACGGGGTCGCCGAGGTCTATCCGCGGCTCGTCGAGCAGGTGCTGCTCCCCGTCGACTTCCTCGCGGAGCCCGCGATCGCCGACGTGGTCTCGCTGCCCGAGCACGGCGAGCCGCCGATGAACGCGCTGCGCGTGCTCGAGGGACGCCTGCCCGATCCCGCGCGCACCGACGAGGTCGTGCTGCTCGAGGCGTTCGCGTCGAAGCACGGCGTGCGCCCCGGCGACGTGCTCCCCGCGGTGCTCGAGGGACGACGTCGCGAGCTGTGCGTCGTCGGCATCGCGATGTCGCCCGAGTACGTGTTCGCGACCACCGAGGGCGCGATCGCCGCCGAGGATCGCTTCGCCGTGCTGTGGATGCCGCAGCGCGCGATCGAGCCGCCGTTCCGGATGGAGGGCGCGTTCGACGACGTCGTGATCCGGCTCCAGCCCGGCGCCTCGGTCGACGGAGTGATCGCCGCGGTCGATCGCGTGCTCGCGCCCTACGGCGCGCGGCGCGTGGTGGGACGCAGGCTGCAGGCCTCGAACTACTACCTCGACGGAGAGCTCTCGCAGCTCGAGTCGTTCGCGACGGTCGCGCCGATGATCTTCCTCGGCGTCGCGGCGTTCCTGCTCAACGTCGTGCTCGCGCGTCTGGTGCACCTGCAGCGCGGCGAGATCGCGGTGCTCAAGGCCGTGGGGTACGCGAGCTGGCAGGTGGGCCTGCACTTCCTCGAGCTCGTCGCGGTGATGGTCGTGCTCGGCGCGCTGATCGGCGTCGCCGCGGGGGCGTGGCTCGGCGACGCGCTCACCGGGCTCTACACCGAGCTCTTCCGGTTCCCGTTCCGCGCGTACCGACTCGGGCTCGACGTCGTCGCCGTCGGCGTCGTGATCAGCCTCGGCGCCGCGCTCGTCGGCGCGCTCGGCACCGTGCGTCAGGTGGTCGCGCTCCCGCCCGCCGAGGCGATGCGCCCGCCCGCGCCCGCGAGCTATCGCGCGACGTGGCTCTCGCGCGGTGCGCTCGCGCGCTTCTTCGAGACCTCGGGGCGCATGGTGCTGCGCGAGATCGAGCGGCGCCCGCTGCGCCTCGTGCTCTCGAGCCTCGGCATCGCGATGGCGATTGCGATCGTCGTGGTCGGTCGGTTCTCGGGCGACGCGATGGAGCACCTCATCGAGCTGCAATTCCAGACCGCGTGGCGCGAGGACGTGTCGGTCGACTTCACGCGCCCGCTGCCCGAGCGCGCGGTGCGCGAGCTCGCGCACCTGCCGGGCGTCGAGCGGGCCGAGGGCACTCGCCTCCTCGCGGCGCGCCTTCGTGCGGGCCATCGCTGGCGCGACGCGGTGGTGGTCGGTCACCACGACGATCACGAGCTGCGCGTGCTGCTCGATCAGGAAGGGCACGAGGTGCGGGTGCCCGAGGGCGGCGTGGTGCTCACCCGCAAGCTCGCCGAGATCCTCGATGTGCGAGCGGGCGAGACGGTGACCATCGAAGCGCTCGAGGGCGAGCGGCGCGCGCGCGAGGTGCGTGTCGCCGCGCTGATCGACGAGCCCTACGGCCTGTGGGGGCACATGAGCGACGCCGCGCTGCACGAGATGCTCGGCGAGCAGCCGCGGGTCTCGCAGGTCGTGCTGCGCGTCGACCCGTACCAGCTCGACGCGCTGCGGGCGCGGGTGCGCGAGCTGCCGCACGTGCTCGCGATCACGCGACGTCAGGCGCTGATCGATCACTTCCGCGAGCAGAGCGGGCGATCGATGAGCGCGATGACGCTCATCCTCACGACGTTCGCGATCATCATCGCGGTCGGGGTCGTCTACAACAACGCGCGCGTCGCGCTCTCGGTCCGCGCGCGCGACCTCGCGAGCCTGCGCGTGCTCGGCTTCACGCGCGGCGAGATCAGCGCGGTGCTGCTCGGCGAGCTCGGCGTGCAGATCCTGCTCGCGATCCCGTTCGGGCTCTGGTTCGGCACGCTGCTCGCGCACGGGATCATGGCGACCACCGATCCCGAGCGATACCGGCTCGAGCCGACGATCGCGCCCTCGACGTATGCGTTCGCGGCGCTGGTGGCGATCGCCGCCGGTCTCGCGAGCGCCCTGCTGGTGCGGCGCCGCCTCGATCGGCTCGATCTGATCGCGGTGCTCAAGACGCGAGAGTGA
- a CDS encoding EscT/YscT/HrcT family type III secretion system export apparatus protein produces the protein MPELLDARVIGVAILVASRVAPLTVVVPWLALRDTPPALRAALLLVLTIALTPLGLSVAPALPEDTFALAALALREGAIGLVFAIATAIPLIALDHAGRVIDAMRAPASSAEITTAQGETTSPLGQLHLLLGTVIFLGLGGHRLVIAALGEGLVAVPPGATIPSVELAEVALGAARIVTHALTLAVAFAAPAAIALIALEVLLGVASRLAPAVSAPIVSMPLRAAAGLAAVLFGLAVLVPHLPEPMRRAIDGAEILVRDLAP, from the coding sequence ATGCCCGAGCTCCTCGATGCGCGGGTGATCGGCGTCGCGATCCTGGTGGCGTCGCGCGTCGCACCGCTCACCGTCGTGGTCCCCTGGCTCGCGCTGCGCGACACGCCGCCGGCGCTGCGGGCCGCGCTGCTGCTCGTGCTCACGATCGCGCTCACGCCGCTCGGGCTCTCGGTCGCGCCGGCGCTGCCCGAGGACACGTTCGCGCTCGCGGCGCTCGCGCTGCGCGAAGGTGCGATCGGGCTCGTCTTCGCGATCGCGACCGCGATCCCGCTGATCGCGCTCGATCACGCGGGCCGGGTGATCGACGCGATGCGCGCGCCCGCGTCGAGCGCGGAGATCACGACCGCGCAGGGCGAGACGACGAGCCCGCTCGGGCAGCTCCATCTCTTGCTCGGCACCGTGATCTTCCTCGGGCTCGGCGGCCATCGGCTCGTGATCGCGGCGCTCGGCGAGGGACTGGTCGCGGTGCCTCCCGGCGCGACGATTCCGTCGGTCGAGCTCGCCGAGGTCGCGCTCGGCGCCGCGCGCATCGTGACGCACGCGCTCACGCTCGCAGTCGCGTTCGCCGCACCGGCCGCGATCGCGCTGATCGCGCTCGAGGTGTTGCTCGGCGTCGCGAGCCGGCTCGCGCCGGCGGTCTCCGCGCCGATCGTGTCGATGCCGCTGCGCGCCGCAGCAGGGCTCGCGGCGGTGCTCTTCGGGCTCGCGGTGCTCGTCCCGCACCTGCCCGAGCCGATGCGCCGTGCCATCGACGGCGCCGAGATCCTGGTGCGCGATCTCGCTCCGTGA
- a CDS encoding helix-turn-helix domain-containing protein, with protein MSHVGTTLRRLRLESGLSLRDLARRLGVSSAYLSRVEHGLDAAPTPERLEAIAAELGLPASLLIEVGHRVSPFVERYLEQEPQAAALFFEIASRGLGAEELAEVQRYVARRWPKRVALEDDAGTHRLAPLLDDERVVLGLHCDALEDAYEIASARLASLPRMPDASVLAEAFRAREEEVGAGVGAGVGVLCAAVAGAQPCAAVVLLARPLANDAPDADPLSVLVLLAAPSRGRDPMLRVAHVARLAGRGMASALREVERSEAVLQRIALLELVE; from the coding sequence GTGAGCCACGTGGGGACGACGCTGCGGCGACTGCGGCTCGAGTCGGGTCTGAGCCTGCGCGATCTCGCGCGCCGGTTGGGCGTGTCGAGCGCGTACCTGAGCCGCGTGGAGCACGGCCTCGACGCCGCGCCGACGCCCGAGCGCCTCGAGGCGATCGCGGCCGAGCTGGGCTTGCCCGCGAGCCTCCTGATCGAGGTCGGGCATCGCGTGAGCCCGTTCGTCGAGCGCTACCTCGAGCAGGAGCCACAGGCGGCGGCGCTCTTCTTCGAGATCGCGTCGCGGGGTCTCGGCGCGGAGGAGCTCGCGGAGGTGCAGCGCTACGTCGCGCGTCGCTGGCCGAAGCGGGTCGCGCTCGAGGACGACGCGGGCACGCATCGTCTCGCGCCGCTGCTCGACGACGAGCGCGTGGTGCTCGGGCTGCACTGCGACGCGCTCGAGGACGCGTACGAGATCGCGAGCGCGCGCCTCGCGTCGCTGCCGCGCATGCCCGACGCGTCGGTGCTCGCGGAGGCGTTCCGCGCGCGCGAGGAGGAGGTCGGGGCCGGCGTGGGGGCCGGCGTGGGCGTGCTGTGCGCCGCGGTGGCGGGCGCGCAGCCCTGCGCCGCGGTGGTGCTGCTGGCGCGACCGCTCGCGAACGACGCGCCCGATGCCGATCCGCTCTCGGTGCTGGTGCTGCTCGCCGCGCCGAGCCGCGGCCGCGACCCGATGCTGCGGGTCGCCCACGTCGCGAGGCTCGCAGGCCGCGGGATGGCGAGCGCGCTGCGCGAGGTGGAGCGATCGGAGGCGGTGCTGCAGCGCATCGCGCTGCTCGAGCTGGTCGAGTGA
- a CDS encoding aconitase family protein has translation MARPDRFRSNGRVLFLTEDSELLRRQLAGETVPLETLLSAKLIDNISTDEITPGWVCFHYDETLGEYSLVGLRGGLFDRSTLKSGRFDVIVSGESKGCGSSREQAPYSELAAGVKLVIARSIEKIYGQNCQNIGLLTSTDFSLIPRLVRGEEIAIDEFTSGLDPISADIVRAGGLFEYNKLRMAGERTPPAITTATRPMTMVEKIIAAHAVVDAKTGTLGVPAVKPGDALFVRTDVRFSHEYVTPMADALFVAALGKDAKVAERESVFTFRDHLTFLGDVMDEKKKSMGLLDRASGLADTQERFAKKHALKLYGEVPAGGSEAICHNAVIEDIALPGQIVTGTDSHTCMAGALGCFAFGVGSTDMANAWYTRDVRVKVPETVRFVLRGTLRPGVSAKDVMLHILAQPFFRTSRGIGKVLEFAGEGLQALPMDEQATLTNMAVEAGGFTGILEPGEVVVDYLASMRGLSKDAIRARIVTSDPGAEYLDTFDIDLADVPVMVATPGDPRNGVPMQQLEGDVAIDIAYGGSCTGGKKVDMDMYALVLRKALERGQKIASGVHCYIQFGSQHIRRYAEQQGYVDVFREVGVELINPSCGACINAGPGASAAKEQVTVSAINRNFPGRSGPGKVYLASPLTVAASAVAGRIVDPIAFLEG, from the coding sequence ATGGCACGCCCCGACCGCTTTCGCTCCAACGGCCGCGTCCTCTTCCTCACCGAGGACTCCGAGCTCCTCCGACGACAACTCGCCGGCGAGACGGTGCCGCTCGAGACGCTGCTCTCGGCGAAGCTGATCGACAACATCTCGACCGACGAGATCACGCCCGGCTGGGTGTGCTTCCACTACGACGAGACGCTCGGCGAGTACTCGCTCGTCGGTCTGCGTGGCGGGCTCTTCGATCGCAGCACGCTCAAGAGCGGCCGGTTCGACGTCATCGTCAGCGGCGAGAGCAAGGGCTGCGGCAGCTCGCGCGAGCAGGCGCCCTACAGCGAGCTCGCGGCCGGCGTGAAGCTCGTGATCGCGCGCAGCATCGAGAAGATCTACGGGCAGAACTGCCAGAACATCGGGCTGCTCACCTCGACGGACTTCTCGCTGATCCCGCGGCTCGTGCGCGGCGAGGAGATCGCGATCGACGAGTTCACGAGCGGGCTCGATCCCATCAGCGCCGACATCGTCCGAGCGGGCGGGCTCTTCGAGTACAACAAGCTGCGCATGGCGGGCGAGCGCACGCCGCCCGCGATCACGACCGCGACGCGCCCGATGACGATGGTCGAGAAGATCATCGCCGCGCACGCGGTGGTCGACGCGAAGACCGGCACGCTCGGCGTGCCCGCGGTGAAGCCCGGTGACGCGCTCTTCGTGCGCACCGACGTGCGCTTCTCGCACGAGTACGTGACGCCGATGGCCGACGCGCTCTTCGTCGCCGCGCTCGGCAAGGACGCGAAGGTCGCGGAGCGCGAGAGCGTCTTCACCTTCCGCGATCACCTCACGTTCCTCGGCGACGTGATGGACGAGAAGAAGAAGTCGATGGGCTTGCTCGATCGCGCGAGCGGCCTCGCCGACACCCAGGAGCGCTTCGCGAAGAAGCACGCGCTCAAGCTCTACGGCGAGGTCCCCGCCGGCGGCTCGGAAGCGATCTGCCACAACGCGGTGATCGAGGACATCGCGCTGCCCGGCCAGATCGTGACCGGCACCGACTCGCACACCTGCATGGCGGGCGCGCTCGGCTGCTTCGCGTTCGGCGTGGGCAGCACCGACATGGCGAACGCCTGGTACACGCGCGACGTGCGCGTGAAGGTGCCCGAGACCGTGCGCTTCGTGCTGCGCGGGACGCTGCGCCCCGGTGTGAGCGCGAAGGACGTGATGCTGCACATCCTCGCGCAGCCCTTCTTCCGCACGTCGCGCGGCATCGGGAAGGTCCTCGAGTTCGCGGGCGAGGGCCTGCAGGCGTTGCCGATGGACGAGCAGGCGACGCTCACGAACATGGCGGTCGAGGCGGGCGGCTTCACCGGCATCCTCGAGCCGGGCGAGGTCGTGGTCGACTATCTCGCGTCGATGCGCGGGCTCTCCAAGGACGCGATCCGCGCGCGCATCGTCACGAGCGATCCCGGCGCGGAGTACCTCGACACGTTCGACATCGATCTCGCCGACGTGCCGGTGATGGTCGCGACGCCGGGCGATCCCCGCAACGGCGTGCCGATGCAGCAGCTCGAGGGCGACGTCGCGATCGACATCGCGTACGGCGGCTCGTGCACCGGCGGCAAGAAGGTCGACATGGACATGTACGCGCTCGTGCTACGCAAGGCGCTCGAGCGCGGCCAGAAGATCGCGAGCGGCGTGCACTGCTACATCCAGTTCGGCTCGCAGCACATCCGCCGCTACGCCGAGCAGCAGGGCTACGTCGACGTGTTCCGCGAGGTGGGCGTCGAGCTGATCAACCCGTCGTGCGGCGCGTGCATCAACGCGGGCCCGGGCGCGTCGGCGGCCAAGGAGCAGGTCACCGTCAGCGCGATCAACCGCAATTTCCCGGGGCGAAGTGGCCCGGGGAAGGTCTATCTCGCGAGCCCCCTGACGGTCGCGGCGAGCGCGGTCGCGGGTCGAATCGTCGATCCGATCGCGTTCCTCGAGGGCTGA
- a CDS encoding efflux RND transporter periplasmic adaptor subunit: MADPTTKRNGKRALRRWARRSLTAIFLLGVLAAIVIAMMPRPIEVDTAVVRRGTMRVTIDEDGRTRVKDRYVVSAPLTGNVARIELHPGDMVRQGDVLARLVPLSPPLLDARTRAEAEARLSAAMAQERQARSSIERIETALEFATHEADRARRLAAQGGIPGQQLDRAEMELRTRREELTSVQFGARVATHEVQLARAALGRFEPRVAAAQQESLDVTAPVDGVVLRVAQESGGVVQAGAPLLEIGDPSALEIAVDVLTSDAVRIPVGARVELDRWGGEGVLEGRVRMVEPSAFTRVSALGVEEQRVNVVIDLDAPRERWAALGDGFRVEAHIVVSSEDGVLIVPSTAVWRHGSGWAVFVVRDGRAARVSVDTGARNGVDVEIRSGVSEGEDVIVHPSDRVVDSVRVSGR; the protein is encoded by the coding sequence ATGGCGGACCCGACGACGAAACGAAACGGCAAGCGAGCGCTGCGGCGATGGGCACGGCGATCGCTCACCGCGATCTTCCTGCTCGGCGTGCTCGCCGCGATCGTGATCGCGATGATGCCGCGGCCGATCGAGGTCGACACCGCGGTGGTGCGCCGCGGGACGATGCGCGTGACGATCGACGAGGACGGGCGGACCCGCGTGAAGGATCGCTACGTCGTGAGCGCGCCGCTCACCGGCAACGTCGCGCGCATCGAGCTGCACCCCGGCGACATGGTGCGGCAGGGCGACGTGCTCGCGCGGCTCGTGCCGCTGAGCCCTCCCCTGCTCGATGCGCGCACCCGTGCCGAGGCCGAGGCGCGCTTGTCGGCGGCGATGGCGCAGGAGCGTCAGGCGCGCTCATCCATCGAGCGGATCGAGACCGCGCTCGAGTTCGCGACCCACGAGGCGGATCGCGCGCGGCGTCTCGCGGCCCAGGGCGGCATCCCCGGGCAGCAGCTCGATCGCGCGGAGATGGAGCTGCGCACGCGGCGCGAGGAGCTGACGAGCGTGCAGTTCGGGGCGCGTGTCGCGACCCACGAAGTGCAGCTCGCGCGCGCGGCGCTCGGTCGCTTCGAGCCGCGGGTCGCGGCGGCGCAGCAGGAGTCGCTCGACGTGACCGCGCCGGTCGACGGAGTCGTGCTGCGCGTCGCGCAGGAGAGCGGCGGCGTGGTGCAGGCGGGCGCGCCGCTGCTCGAGATCGGCGATCCGTCGGCGCTCGAGATCGCAGTGGACGTGCTGACGAGCGACGCGGTGCGCATCCCGGTGGGCGCGCGGGTGGAGCTCGATCGCTGGGGCGGCGAAGGCGTGCTCGAAGGACGCGTGCGCATGGTCGAGCCCTCGGCGTTCACGCGGGTGTCGGCGCTCGGCGTGGAGGAGCAGCGCGTGAACGTGGTGATCGATCTCGACGCGCCGCGCGAGCGATGGGCGGCGCTGGGCGATGGGTTCCGCGTCGAGGCGCACATCGTGGTGTCGTCGGAGGACGGCGTGTTGATCGTGCCGAGCACGGCGGTCTGGCGGCACGGCTCGGGGTGGGCCGTGTTCGTGGTGCGAGACGGACGAGCGGCTCGGGTGTCGGTGGACACGGGGGCTCGGAATGGGGTGGACGTGGAGATTCGGTCGGGGGTCTCGGAGGGGGAAGACGTGATCGTGCATCCGAGTGATCGGGTGGTGGATTCGGTGCGGGTGTCGGGACGGTGA
- the trxA gene encoding thioredoxin, with product MPAIAVTEATFERDVLRSELPVLIDFHADWCQPCKVQSPIVDEVARELEGKLKVVKIDVDKNPRIAASFRVQSIPQLFVIDQGQVAAHHDRGVANKQQILQMVRPFLPTQGNELKPADLAMLMQQRRVVPVDLREPAAYARYRIPGAVNIPAADLPKRAAELQPRDGRLRVLYARSGDEARDLADSLGKQGLQVGWLSGGFLHWEADGLPVERGKPA from the coding sequence ATGCCCGCGATCGCCGTCACCGAGGCCACCTTCGAGCGCGATGTCCTGCGCTCCGAGCTCCCCGTCCTGATCGACTTCCACGCCGACTGGTGCCAGCCGTGCAAGGTCCAGTCGCCGATCGTCGACGAGGTCGCGCGCGAGCTCGAAGGCAAGCTCAAGGTCGTCAAGATCGACGTCGACAAGAACCCGAGGATCGCGGCGAGCTTCCGCGTGCAGTCGATCCCCCAGCTCTTCGTGATCGATCAGGGCCAGGTCGCCGCGCACCACGATCGAGGGGTCGCGAACAAGCAGCAGATCCTGCAGATGGTGCGGCCCTTCCTGCCCACCCAGGGCAACGAGCTCAAGCCTGCCGATCTCGCGATGCTGATGCAGCAGCGGCGCGTCGTGCCGGTCGATCTGCGCGAGCCCGCGGCGTACGCGCGCTACCGCATCCCGGGCGCGGTGAACATCCCCGCCGCGGATCTCCCGAAGCGCGCCGCCGAGCTGCAGCCGCGCGACGGACGGCTGCGCGTGCTCTACGCGCGGAGCGGTGACGAGGCGCGCGATCTCGCGGACTCGCTCGGCAAGCAGGGCCTCCAGGTGGGCTGGCTCTCGGGCGGCTTCCTGCACTGGGAGGCCGACGGGCTGCCGGTCGAGCGAGGCAAGCCCGCGTGA
- a CDS encoding ABC transporter ATP-binding protein, with translation MQPGDGERPVVLEARAVSKVYRMGEVDVHALRGVDFALRQGELTVLLGASGSGKSTLLNILGGLDTPSSGRVLHRGRELTDATESELTRYRRDAVGFVFQFYNLIPSLTARENVALVTDISRAPMDPADALALVGLGERLDHFPSQLSGGEQQRVAIARAVAKNPDILLCDEPTGALDFRTGILVLEVIDRVNRELGTTTCVITHNAPIATMADRVVSLADGCIEREVHNTTKARPADLRW, from the coding sequence ATGCAGCCCGGTGACGGCGAGCGTCCGGTCGTCCTCGAGGCGCGAGCCGTGAGCAAGGTCTACCGGATGGGTGAGGTCGACGTGCACGCGCTGCGCGGCGTCGACTTCGCGCTGCGCCAGGGCGAGCTCACGGTGCTCCTCGGCGCGTCGGGCAGCGGCAAGAGCACGCTGCTCAACATCCTCGGCGGGCTCGACACCCCGAGCAGCGGTCGGGTGCTCCATCGGGGGCGCGAGCTCACGGACGCGACCGAGTCCGAGCTCACGCGCTATCGCCGCGACGCGGTCGGCTTCGTCTTCCAGTTCTACAACCTCATCCCGAGCCTCACCGCGCGCGAGAACGTCGCGCTGGTGACCGACATCTCGCGCGCGCCGATGGATCCCGCCGACGCGCTCGCGCTGGTCGGGCTCGGCGAGCGCCTCGATCACTTCCCTTCGCAGCTCTCGGGCGGCGAGCAGCAGCGCGTCGCGATCGCGCGCGCGGTCGCGAAGAACCCCGACATCCTCCTGTGCGACGAGCCCACCGGCGCGCTCGACTTCCGCACCGGCATCCTCGTGCTCGAGGTGATCGACCGCGTGAACCGCGAGCTCGGCACCACCACCTGCGTCATCACGCACAACGCGCCGATCGCGACGATGGCCGATCGCGTCGTGTCGCTCGCCGATGGCTGCATCGAGCGCGAGGTCCACAACACCACCAAGGCGCGCCCCGCGGATCTGCGATGGTGA
- the fliQ gene encoding flagellar biosynthesis protein FliQ: MTAADLARLTAETLYLVLLVSGPVLAVSVVVGLAIALLQAVTQVQEPTLSFVPKLVAVALTLALVGAWMSGELVRFTSELWLAIPRLVD; encoded by the coding sequence GTGACCGCCGCCGATCTCGCGCGCCTGACCGCGGAGACGCTCTACCTCGTGCTGCTGGTGTCCGGGCCGGTGCTGGCGGTGAGCGTCGTGGTCGGGCTCGCGATCGCGCTCTTGCAGGCGGTGACGCAGGTCCAGGAGCCGACGCTCTCGTTCGTGCCGAAGCTCGTCGCGGTCGCGCTGACGCTCGCGCTCGTGGGCGCGTGGATGAGCGGGGAGCTGGTGCGCTTCACGTCGGAGCTCTGGCTCGCGATCCCGCGCCTCGTGGACTGA
- a CDS encoding DUF4388 domain-containing protein yields MSRRVLVVDDSSTVRRVVERTLVQAGFEVVLAADGREGLERASATVPDLVLVDFVMPHMNGFQLCQALRGIDNLARVPVVLMSAKADRIGDGFLAQTGALDAITKPFSPEALLAVTTHAMARAAAQSSPPPPLADDSGERSTLSREARAIEDGEDGAEGTREAEDRRREIEGQSRRVAAHVAALAVEAIAASPMTEPLTQGALAARIEATCAPEALLGFAGEIAEMVPALRGEVGLEGRIEHVPLGEVLQMLQHLRQTGVLEVRRAGGEERTVSVCMSHGAIDLALGRAQDQEFLLGRYLLEEELLDRDDLDRLLDARAAGPRTLLGTRLVKLGYLSHEELQRALVRQTSELVYEALRWKKGSYRFVRFATRPEALEARLGLPIGAILMEGLRRVDEWRLIEEQIRSWDDVLRPDRDAIAAIDLDRLAPEERSVLDAIDGDKSVRALASELGMGSFELGKIVFQLLTARLVRAA; encoded by the coding sequence ATGTCACGCCGCGTCCTCGTCGTCGACGACAGCAGCACCGTGCGCCGAGTGGTCGAGCGGACCCTCGTGCAGGCGGGCTTCGAGGTCGTGCTCGCGGCGGACGGACGCGAAGGGCTCGAGCGCGCGAGCGCGACGGTGCCCGACCTGGTGCTCGTCGACTTCGTGATGCCGCACATGAACGGATTCCAGCTCTGCCAGGCGCTGCGCGGCATCGACAACCTCGCGCGCGTCCCGGTGGTGCTGATGAGCGCGAAGGCCGATCGGATCGGCGACGGGTTCCTGGCGCAGACGGGCGCGCTCGACGCGATCACCAAGCCGTTCTCGCCCGAGGCGCTGCTCGCGGTGACCACCCACGCGATGGCGCGCGCCGCGGCGCAGAGCTCGCCCCCACCGCCGCTGGCCGACGACTCCGGCGAGCGCTCCACGTTGTCGCGTGAAGCGAGGGCGATCGAGGACGGCGAGGACGGGGCCGAGGGCACGCGCGAAGCGGAGGATCGCCGGCGCGAGATCGAAGGCCAGTCGCGCCGCGTCGCAGCGCACGTCGCCGCGCTCGCGGTCGAGGCGATCGCGGCGTCGCCGATGACCGAGCCGCTGACGCAGGGCGCGCTCGCCGCGCGCATCGAGGCCACGTGCGCGCCCGAGGCGCTGCTGGGCTTCGCGGGCGAGATCGCGGAGATGGTGCCCGCGCTGCGCGGCGAGGTCGGGCTCGAGGGACGCATCGAGCACGTGCCGCTCGGCGAGGTGCTGCAGATGCTCCAGCACCTGCGGCAGACCGGCGTGCTCGAGGTGCGTCGTGCGGGCGGAGAGGAGCGCACCGTCTCGGTGTGCATGAGCCACGGCGCGATCGATCTCGCGCTGGGTCGCGCGCAGGATCAGGAGTTCCTGCTCGGTCGCTATCTGCTCGAGGAAGAGCTCCTCGATCGCGACGATCTCGATCGCCTGCTCGATGCGCGCGCGGCCGGGCCGCGCACGCTGCTCGGCACACGCCTCGTGAAGCTCGGCTACCTCTCGCACGAAGAGCTGCAGCGCGCGCTGGTGCGCCAGACCAGCGAGCTCGTGTACGAGGCGCTGCGCTGGAAGAAGGGCAGCTACCGCTTCGTGCGCTTCGCGACGCGCCCCGAGGCGCTCGAGGCGCGGCTCGGCCTGCCGATCGGCGCGATCCTCATGGAGGGGCTGCGGCGCGTCGACGAGTGGCGGCTCATCGAGGAGCAGATCCGCTCGTGGGACGACGTGCTGCGCCCCGATCGCGACGCGATCGCCGCGATCGATCTCGATCGCCTCGCGCCCGAGGAGCGCTCGGTGCTCGACGCGATCGACGGCGACAAGAGCGTGCGCGCGCTCGCGAGCGAGCTCGGCATGGGCAGCTTCGAGCTCGGGAAGATCGTGTTCCAGCTGCTCACCGCGCGCCTCGTGCGCGCGGCGTGA